The following proteins are co-located in the Trichormus variabilis 0441 genome:
- a CDS encoding MBOAT family O-acyltransferase has translation MNFISILYGLFLLSALGIYWSVGRKQLRLWTLLIASLVFYASLSIQYIPLLLTLTFINFRLGREIGKNTSPGQHNLNWQISNEEWQFAQVDWNRKRLNLLWLGVVLNVVLLLGFKYINSFLQLIFDFPVNPSESSWKIIAPLGISFFTFECIAYLIDVYRGAPATNNFLQFATYKLFFAKLISGPITRYHNLANQFNTLELPTADKVSEALWLIARGAVKKGILADRLGIFVDLCFGNLPRAGSTDLWLATFAYGLQLYLDFNGYVDIARGTALLFGLVLPENFDFPYFTTSIAEFWRRWHMTLGDWLRNYVYFPLGGSRQGLTRTSGNLFLIMLIAGIWHGSAWGFVVWGMYHGLALVVHRLTDVMSDRYEKLELFWQNPLGVVVAWLFTQWMVFTSWIWFRLPNLPESSLVIQRLWGHSADAQFAQKVYVEALNTSQSQVSAILIALFTLMGITYGFKGKLKLELNWPLKLVFVPLCLYAVWLFAPEGSLPYIYFDF, from the coding sequence ATGAACTTTATATCTATTTTGTATGGGCTTTTCTTGTTAAGTGCGCTGGGGATTTATTGGTCTGTAGGTCGTAAGCAACTGCGATTGTGGACTTTATTGATTGCTAGCCTGGTGTTTTATGCTTCTTTGAGTATCCAATACATCCCACTGTTATTAACACTCACATTTATTAACTTCCGCTTAGGGCGAGAAATTGGTAAAAACACATCACCAGGACAACATAACCTCAACTGGCAAATTTCTAATGAAGAGTGGCAATTTGCTCAAGTAGATTGGAACCGCAAACGGCTAAATTTATTGTGGCTAGGTGTGGTTTTAAATGTTGTATTATTACTCGGATTTAAGTATATTAACAGTTTCTTGCAGTTAATTTTTGATTTTCCCGTTAACCCATCAGAGTCATCTTGGAAAATTATTGCACCTTTAGGAATTTCATTTTTTACATTTGAATGTATTGCTTATTTAATAGATGTTTATCGTGGTGCGCCAGCCACTAATAATTTTCTCCAATTCGCTACCTATAAATTATTTTTTGCTAAATTAATTTCTGGCCCCATTACCCGTTATCACAACCTAGCAAATCAATTTAATACCTTAGAGTTACCCACTGCTGATAAGGTGTCAGAGGCATTATGGTTAATTGCTAGGGGTGCTGTCAAAAAAGGGATTTTGGCAGACAGGCTAGGGATTTTTGTAGATTTGTGTTTCGGTAATTTGCCACGGGCTGGTAGTACTGATCTTTGGCTAGCTACCTTCGCTTATGGTTTGCAGTTGTATTTGGATTTTAATGGTTATGTAGACATCGCCCGTGGTACTGCTTTGCTATTTGGTTTAGTGCTACCTGAAAACTTTGATTTTCCCTATTTCACCACCAGCATCGCCGAATTTTGGCGGCGTTGGCACATGACTCTAGGAGATTGGTTGCGGAATTATGTCTACTTTCCTTTGGGGGGTTCCCGTCAAGGTTTAACTCGCACCAGCGGGAATTTGTTCTTGATTATGCTAATCGCTGGGATTTGGCACGGTTCCGCCTGGGGCTTTGTGGTTTGGGGGATGTATCATGGTTTAGCTTTAGTGGTTCATCGACTGACGGATGTAATGAGCGATCGCTACGAAAAGTTAGAGCTATTCTGGCAAAATCCTTTAGGGGTAGTTGTGGCTTGGCTATTCACCCAATGGATGGTTTTCACTTCTTGGATTTGGTTCCGTCTGCCTAATCTGCCAGAATCTTCTCTCGTCATTCAGCGTCTCTGGGGTCACTCTGCGGATGCCCAATTTGCACAAAAAGTCTACGTGGAAGCCTTAAATACTAGCCAATCTCAAGTGTCTGCCATTCTTATAGCTTTATTTACTCTCATGGGTATAACCTATGGCTTCAAAGGCAAGCTGAAACTAGAGTTAAACTGGCCTCTAAAACTCGTCTTTGTACCTCTATGCCTCTACGCTGTTTGGTTATTCGCCCCTGAAGGTAGCCTTCCTTATATTTACTTTGATTTTTAA
- the grxC gene encoding glutaredoxin 3, whose amino-acid sequence MLNLFNQFFGRSPEKIKANVEIYTWQTCPYCIRAKLLLWWKGVQFTEYKIDGDEAARANMAERANGRRTVPQIFINNQHIGGCDDLYELDTKGQLDPLLVQPA is encoded by the coding sequence ATGTTGAACTTATTTAATCAATTTTTCGGACGTTCTCCAGAAAAAATTAAAGCCAACGTAGAGATATATACTTGGCAAACCTGCCCCTACTGCATTCGTGCCAAATTGTTACTGTGGTGGAAAGGCGTACAATTTACAGAATATAAAATCGATGGCGACGAAGCAGCCAGAGCTAATATGGCAGAACGCGCCAACGGTCGTCGCACAGTACCACAAATTTTCATCAATAACCAACACATCGGTGGTTGTGACGATCTTTATGAGCTAGATACAAAAGGTCAACTTGATCCTCTACTAGTACAGCCAGCGTAA
- a CDS encoding alpha/beta hydrolase family protein: MQTVQALLTAAKVDSAESPYDTIHIKVLYPAKNTDSNLEKNWGMLPVDAAQAPFPVVIFFNGFNCDAQKYQWLGIELAQTGLVVVMFNWVGESLPGLVSFTPGFEIEKRKREFYGTVPTASALPVILTKLAQLQSAGILSGTLDLEKIILGGHSEGGRVAMENANPNFFPQVVASFAYGSHTAGAVMLGYKPNTILPLPDTLPRLVIGGTHDGVIANSSAHFGLNTKDATTPVIRTFQEAIMGGRENSYLLLLRGANHFSIVDIVDSTLALPFKDIPATQPQEHFRLLLATIIHLFIDAHVRHQPEAFQKLEQLLIVTNPLIQSFERK; this comes from the coding sequence ATGCAGACTGTGCAAGCTTTATTGACCGCAGCTAAAGTTGATAGCGCTGAATCTCCTTACGATACTATCCACATCAAAGTTCTCTATCCTGCAAAAAATACAGATAGTAATTTAGAAAAAAATTGGGGAATGTTACCCGTTGATGCCGCACAAGCTCCTTTCCCAGTGGTGATTTTCTTCAACGGCTTTAACTGCGATGCCCAAAAATATCAATGGTTGGGTATAGAATTAGCCCAAACCGGACTAGTTGTGGTGATGTTTAACTGGGTTGGGGAAAGTCTTCCAGGACTGGTTAGCTTTACACCTGGGTTTGAGATAGAAAAGCGAAAACGAGAATTTTATGGTACTGTTCCTACTGCTTCAGCTTTGCCAGTAATACTAACCAAACTAGCGCAATTACAGAGTGCAGGTATTTTATCTGGAACACTTGACCTAGAGAAAATCATCTTGGGTGGACACTCCGAAGGCGGTAGAGTGGCAATGGAAAATGCCAACCCCAACTTTTTCCCTCAAGTCGTAGCATCATTTGCCTACGGCTCACATACCGCCGGTGCAGTTATGTTGGGATATAAACCTAATACTATCTTGCCGTTACCAGATACCCTGCCCCGACTGGTAATCGGTGGAACCCATGATGGAGTGATTGCCAACAGTAGCGCTCACTTTGGGTTAAATACAAAAGACGCTACCACCCCAGTCATTCGTACCTTCCAAGAAGCAATTATGGGAGGACGCGAGAACAGCTATTTACTACTTTTGCGAGGAGCAAATCATTTTTCCATCGTCGATATAGTTGACTCAACTTTAGCCCTACCCTTTAAAGACATTCCTGCCACTCAACCCCAAGAACATTTTCGTTTATTGCTAGCCACAATCATCCATTTATTTATTGATGCTCATGTGCGACACCAACCAGAAGCCTTCCAAAAGCTTGAGCAATTACTAATTGTCACTAATCCTTTGATACAATCCTTTGAGCGTAAGTGA
- a CDS encoding S8 family serine peptidase, with protein MNDTYGNQRNNPSDFSTTGASKLGLVLQRGGEELILEKALDRFTIRFVTDFPVQQLSQVSWGIWHSSITQAQLELYQVAPNQIEEAIAQARADQNVTFASHAYTIKDNPGTFVYLSDQITIQFAPKLDAVKITLIASQFNLVEDKPIPGLPNAFVFLVSKQATENPVKIANQLQSIPEVLAAEPNVLIQAETHYKPSDNLYPQQWYLNHNGGNELATSSHIAVEQAWDITRGVRSVVVAVVDDSFDLNHPDFQGSGKIVAPRDLRENDFLPLPGGKEKSHGTACAGIALAEENGAGIVGVAPGCALMPIRTTGFLDDESIEQIFNWAIEKGASVISCSWGASAVYFPLSLRQKAAVTRAATRGRNGKGCVVLFAAGNANRPVSGAIYEQDWPDNVLQGVTDWLNGFGVHPDVMTIAASTSMSKKAAYSNWGLNISLCAPSNNASPGMSFPEKGFLYTQPSIKTNLSGLGMLTADIVGAAGYDPGNFTSNFGGTSSATPVVAGVAALVLSVNPDLTAQQVKRILETTADKIVDPDPDPQLGLSEGKYDKNGYSQWFGYGKVNAARAVQVALQQRTTLSDASKQVKISNSNRLEIPDNNIQGIKSTISVADGSSVKDIQVAVNLTHDFLGDIEIYLIAPNNQQVLLQNRTLGNRTDLQITYGVRSHPTLKQLLSQSATGNWQLWIIDYSPQDIGRLNSWELTLGI; from the coding sequence ATGAACGATACCTACGGTAATCAACGCAATAACCCTTCTGATTTTTCAACCACAGGTGCAAGCAAATTGGGATTAGTTTTGCAACGGGGTGGAGAAGAATTGATACTGGAAAAGGCATTAGACCGCTTCACCATCCGTTTTGTCACCGATTTTCCTGTGCAACAATTATCTCAGGTTAGTTGGGGTATTTGGCATAGCAGTATTACCCAAGCTCAATTAGAACTATACCAGGTTGCGCCCAACCAAATAGAAGAGGCGATCGCTCAAGCCCGCGCTGACCAAAATGTCACTTTTGCTAGTCATGCTTACACCATTAAGGATAATCCTGGGACATTTGTTTATCTCAGCGACCAAATTACAATTCAATTTGCGCCTAAGTTAGATGCTGTCAAAATTACCCTCATAGCCTCTCAATTCAACCTAGTTGAAGACAAGCCAATTCCCGGTTTACCGAATGCGTTTGTATTTTTGGTTAGCAAACAAGCTACAGAAAATCCCGTCAAAATTGCTAATCAATTACAAAGCATCCCCGAAGTTTTGGCGGCTGAACCGAATGTATTAATACAAGCGGAAACCCACTATAAACCCAGTGACAACCTTTATCCCCAGCAATGGTATCTCAACCACAACGGTGGTAATGAGTTGGCTACCAGTTCCCACATCGCTGTAGAACAGGCTTGGGACATTACACGCGGTGTCCGTTCTGTTGTGGTGGCTGTGGTGGATGACTCCTTTGATTTAAATCACCCAGATTTTCAAGGTAGCGGTAAGATTGTAGCTCCTAGAGATTTAAGAGAAAATGACTTTTTACCTTTACCAGGGGGGAAAGAAAAGAGTCATGGTACTGCTTGCGCTGGTATTGCCTTAGCGGAAGAAAACGGTGCGGGAATTGTCGGGGTTGCTCCTGGTTGTGCATTAATGCCTATTCGTACCACAGGTTTTTTAGATGACGAATCCATTGAGCAGATATTCAACTGGGCTATAGAAAAAGGAGCCAGTGTAATTTCTTGCAGTTGGGGAGCTTCGGCAGTGTATTTCCCCTTATCATTGCGTCAAAAAGCTGCTGTTACTAGGGCAGCTACCCGTGGACGTAACGGTAAAGGTTGCGTAGTCCTATTCGCTGCTGGTAACGCCAACCGTCCAGTTAGTGGCGCTATTTATGAACAAGATTGGCCAGATAATGTTCTACAAGGTGTGACAGATTGGTTAAATGGTTTTGGCGTACATCCTGATGTGATGACGATCGCTGCATCTACTAGTATGAGTAAAAAGGCCGCCTACAGTAATTGGGGACTGAATATTTCCCTATGTGCGCCTAGTAACAATGCCTCACCGGGAATGTCTTTTCCAGAGAAGGGTTTTTTGTATACACAACCAAGCATCAAAACTAACTTGAGTGGGTTAGGAATGCTCACGGCTGATATTGTAGGAGCCGCAGGTTATGACCCTGGTAACTTCACTAGTAACTTTGGCGGTACTTCCAGCGCCACCCCTGTAGTTGCTGGGGTAGCAGCCCTCGTTTTATCAGTTAATCCTGACTTGACAGCCCAACAAGTCAAACGAATTTTAGAAACAACAGCAGATAAAATTGTAGACCCTGACCCCGACCCCCAACTGGGGTTGAGTGAAGGCAAATATGATAAAAATGGTTACTCTCAGTGGTTCGGTTATGGTAAGGTCAATGCTGCTAGGGCAGTACAAGTGGCATTACAACAACGAACCACATTATCAGATGCTAGTAAACAAGTAAAAATTAGTAATTCTAACCGATTAGAGATTCCTGATAATAATATCCAAGGCATTAAAAGTACAATCTCCGTTGCCGATGGTAGCAGCGTTAAAGATATTCAAGTCGCCGTTAATTTAACTCACGATTTTTTAGGCGATATAGAAATTTATTTAATCGCCCCCAATAACCAGCAAGTGCTATTGCAAAATCGGACTTTAGGAAATCGCACAGATTTACAAATAACTTATGGAGTGCGATCGCATCCTACCCTGAAACAGTTGCTCTCACAATCAGCCACAGGCAATTGGCAGTTATGGATAATTGACTACTCGCCCCAAGATATCGGCAGACTCAACAGTTGGGAATTAACATTAGGAATTTAG
- the tadA gene encoding tRNA adenosine(34) deaminase TadA — MSHALELAKVAGDAGEIPVGAVITDASGNLIAEGENRKERDQDPTAHAEIVALRAATRILQTWRLHECTLYVTLEPCPMCAGAIIQARLGKLVYGVDDTKTGAIRTVLNIPDSAASNHRLQVIGGILESACRQHLQNWFINRRLQNK; from the coding sequence ATGAGTCACGCCCTAGAACTAGCGAAGGTGGCGGGAGACGCAGGTGAAATCCCGGTTGGCGCGGTAATTACTGATGCTAGCGGTAATTTGATAGCGGAAGGAGAAAATCGCAAGGAGCGAGACCAAGACCCAACAGCTCATGCGGAAATTGTGGCATTGAGGGCGGCTACTAGAATTTTACAAACTTGGCGACTCCATGAATGCACATTGTACGTCACTCTAGAACCTTGCCCAATGTGCGCCGGCGCTATCATCCAGGCACGGCTAGGAAAGCTGGTCTATGGGGTGGACGATACCAAAACTGGCGCGATTCGGACTGTTTTAAATATCCCTGATAGTGCGGCTTCTAATCACCGCTTACAAGTTATCGGAGGTATTCTAGAATCAGCCTGTCGCCAGCATTTGCAAAACTGGTTTATAAATCGGCGGTTGCAAAACAAGTAA
- the psbA gene encoding photosystem II q(b) protein: MTTTLQQRSSANVWERFCTWITSTENRIYVGWFGVLMIPTLLAATVCFIIAFVAAPPVDIDGIREPVAGSLIYGNNIISGAVVPSSNAIGLHFYPIWEAASLDEWLYNGGPYQLVVFHFLIGCACYLGRQWELSYRLGMRPWICVAYSAPLASATAVFLIYPIGQGSFSDGMPLGISGTFNFMIVFQAEHNILMHPFHMLGVAGVFGGSLFSAMHGSLVTSSLVRETTEVESQNYGYKFGQEEETYNIVAAHGYFGRLIFQYASFNNSRQLHFFLAAWPVIGIWFTALGVSTMAFNLNGFNFNQSIIDSQGRVINTWADIINRANLGMEVMHERNAHNFPLDLAAGEVAPVALTAPAING; this comes from the coding sequence ATGACCACAACCTTACAACAGCGCAGCAGCGCTAACGTATGGGAACGGTTCTGCACATGGATCACCAGCACCGAAAACCGCATTTATGTTGGTTGGTTCGGTGTGTTGATGATTCCTACCCTGCTAGCCGCTACCGTCTGCTTCATCATCGCTTTTGTTGCTGCACCTCCAGTAGACATCGATGGTATCCGTGAACCAGTAGCAGGTTCCTTAATCTACGGAAACAACATCATCTCAGGTGCAGTTGTTCCTTCCTCCAACGCTATTGGCTTGCACTTCTACCCAATCTGGGAAGCAGCTTCCTTAGATGAGTGGTTGTACAACGGTGGTCCTTACCAGTTGGTAGTTTTCCACTTCTTGATCGGATGCGCTTGCTACCTCGGTCGTCAGTGGGAATTGTCTTATCGCTTAGGTATGCGTCCTTGGATCTGCGTAGCTTACTCTGCACCTTTGGCATCTGCTACAGCAGTATTCTTGATCTACCCCATCGGACAAGGTTCCTTCTCTGACGGTATGCCCTTGGGTATCTCCGGCACCTTCAACTTCATGATCGTGTTCCAAGCAGAACACAACATCTTGATGCACCCCTTCCATATGTTGGGTGTAGCTGGTGTATTCGGTGGTTCCTTGTTCTCTGCAATGCACGGTTCCTTGGTAACTTCCTCCTTGGTTCGTGAAACAACCGAAGTTGAATCTCAGAACTACGGTTACAAATTCGGTCAAGAAGAAGAAACCTACAACATCGTTGCAGCACACGGCTACTTCGGTCGCTTGATCTTCCAATACGCTTCCTTCAACAACAGCCGTCAATTGCACTTCTTCCTAGCTGCATGGCCTGTAATCGGTATTTGGTTTACCGCGTTGGGTGTAAGCACAATGGCGTTCAACTTGAACGGTTTCAACTTCAACCAATCCATCATCGACTCACAAGGTCGTGTGATCAATACCTGGGCTGACATCATCAACCGCGCTAACTTGGGTATGGAAGTAATGCACGAGCGTAACGCTCACAACTTCCCCTTAGACTTAGCTGCTGGTGAAGTTGCTCCTGTTGCTTTAACCGCTCCTGCTATCAACGGTTAA
- a CDS encoding SDR family oxidoreductase, with translation MTNSSHIFLVGASRGVGREIANYLTSQNLKVTALLRSEASRPELEAIGVQVVLGDALNASDVERATLTDEPIHTVISTLGGLPTDAAKPDYPGNKNLIDAALKAGAQKFILVTSIGTGNSVEALSPQVLAVLGPVLVEKDKAEQHLIASGLTYTIIRPGGLKSEPSTGNGILTEDTRIIGSIHRADVARLVIECLNSERANNKILSAVDKNMLFTKTDFIEFSLD, from the coding sequence ATGACAAACTCATCCCATATTTTTTTAGTTGGTGCTAGTCGCGGCGTTGGGAGAGAAATTGCCAACTACTTAACTAGCCAAAATCTCAAAGTTACAGCACTTTTGAGAAGTGAAGCATCTCGTCCTGAACTAGAGGCAATAGGTGTTCAAGTTGTTTTGGGCGATGCTTTAAATGCCAGCGATGTAGAACGGGCAACTTTAACCGATGAGCCTATTCATACTGTTATTAGCACCCTCGGTGGTCTACCCACAGACGCAGCAAAACCAGATTACCCCGGAAACAAGAATCTCATTGATGCAGCACTCAAAGCCGGAGCGCAAAAATTTATCCTTGTGACTTCTATTGGTACAGGAAATAGTGTAGAAGCTCTTTCTCCCCAAGTGCTGGCAGTATTGGGGCCAGTTTTAGTAGAGAAAGATAAAGCCGAACAACATTTAATTGCTAGTGGACTAACTTATACAATCATCCGTCCTGGAGGACTAAAATCAGAGCCATCCACAGGAAACGGCATATTAACTGAAGATACTAGAATTATAGGTAGCATCCATCGCGCTGATGTGGCACGTTTAGTTATAGAGTGTTTAAATTCTGAGCGTGCTAATAATAAAATATTGTCAGCCGTAGACAAGAATATGTTATTTACCAAAACAGATTTTATAGAGTTTAGTTTGGATTAA